The Tachysurus vachellii isolate PV-2020 chromosome 25, HZAU_Pvac_v1, whole genome shotgun sequence genomic sequence TTACGTTAAATAAACCCAAGTCCACTCTATCCTAATCCCAACCTTTCATTTTTGGTGAATAGACTTCACTCTGTCTGTAATCAGAATGGTGTCTTGATTGTGGGTTGACTGAAAGCATTTTAAGTGGGTTGTGTTACGATCGCAGCCGACTCACCCGGGTGTTTTATTTCCACCTGTCAACAAATCCCACTTAGCAACAAATCCCACTTAGCAACATATCCCACTTAGCAACATGTACTAACATGGGAACTGCTTCAAGGTGGAAAGATATTAAACGCGTCGGCACGCACTGCCTCTCTTCCCCGTCTCTCCTCACCTGTATGAGCAGCTTTCTGTCTTCttctatgtttttgtgtgttgtctcCTGCTCTTGTTTCTGCTCCGTCTTCATTGGCACGTTGATGTTGACCCGCAACTTCTTGCTGTAACCACGGACAGAAGATACAATTTCTGTGGCCTCAAGTTAACAAAGGCTTTTATGCTTATATGACGTATATCATTTAAAGGTAGCAGTCCagacgtgtgtatatatgtatatatatataaacaatatcaGGCAATAAATAACAGACTTACTTTTTGTATCCCAGGAAAAGCTTTATGACTGTATCAGGCTTATAGTCCATTTCATCTACGTTTGCATTCTCGTCCTCCAAAACCTGTGAGAAATACATAACACTGACGTAAACAGCATCTGCGTCGGCTTCTGAGATGCTCGTGTGTGTAAAAAacgtttttatattaaaaagtagGAATGAACACTTGACCACTCACCAGCAACTTGGACTTCAACAGGATTTGCAAAACCTGAACCAAAATAtcctgttaaataaatgaacacaaacacaaatttattaaaaatttttgtgacaataaaagcttcttgacttgacttgatgtaAGGTTCTGCTACTCACTACTTTAATCTGCGTGCTGTCAGCCAGCTGTTGAACGGTGTAGCTGTTCTCCGTGTTAAACTGCAGTAGAATGGACATCTGGAAGGTGGATGcctaaaaagaaagacaaatcaaaacacatctgtataaGCACTAGATCATATATAACtacataatataaacacatctgTATAAGCACTAGATCATATATAACtacataatataaacacatctgTATAAGTACTAGATCATATATAACtacataatataaacacatctgTATAAGTACTAGATCATATATAACtacataatataaacacatctgTATAAGCACTAGATCATATATAACtacataatataaacacatctgTACAAGTACTAGATCATATATAACTACATAATATAAGCACATCTGTACAAGTACTAGATCATATATAACtacataatataaacacatctgTATAAGTACTAGATCATATATAACtacataatataaacacatctgATGCAAAAAATCTTACATTTCAAGAACTGGATTAAAATCAGTGTCTATCAGTTGTCTCTTTAGActataaaatactgaaaaatgaCACCCTATAAACGACAGGATCTTAAATAGCGCCAAATCTATcgagttttttattattataaaattacaatCAACCAAAAATTATGAAAGCaatttctagacattttttaGTAATTAGTGAagcatattattatattaattagttttaatagtaatataattatattcatataattataattaatataggattattaatattaatatcattatattaatattatagtgATATTAATATTCTTATTCTGTTAGCAGATAAACTTATATGAGCTCTATATGAACCTTAAACTTTGTGACATTCAGTTCCATCgtgctcagtgtgaacagaCTAGTGTGTGagcatttggttttatttttccccccataAATTTCTTAGAACACAAAATGAGTGTATAATAAACAATAGCTGTGCCTTAAACAATGTACTACACTCTATGCACTTACACTACTGCACTCTACTCTCTATTGTATGAACTTTAAAAGGGTTGATTCATCTCAAATGAAAcactaattattttttcttcctctaaCTGGATATACGAGCTGTTTCTCAGTCGATCGCAAATGATGTCAATTGCACCTAATGTGAGGCTTTTAGTTCGATCAGAATATGGTGcgttttaaaaatgtgaaataaaatcacacaacGCTGACTAACAAGATAGTTGTAAGATGTCTTCACCACTGGCGTGTCAGTTGTTATGCTGAGGGTTGTTTCTCTTCTAGCGTCAGTACCTGGTAGCCCTGTCCATATTCCTCAATGTAAGCAAAGCTATGACTGCTGAGTGCTCGGTGTCCAACATGCCACACTTTAAATGCACCTCTTACACAACTCATGCTAATTCGACTACACAACGGTGTAGAATAGTGCAAAAGTGTGTGATTTGGGATACATCTTATATACTGTGTTCCTGGACCATTTCTGTCTCAGgcctttctctccttctctgatTACAACCACAGAACTGAGTGGGATTTGTTCTCTTAGGGTGCGATTGCATGTGCGGTGTAGTATGAGTGCAATGCTGAGTGAAATGCAGTGCAATAGGGAATTGTATTCacttttgagagaaaaaaaaagcagtgagcTGCTAGTGGGATACGGCACTGTAATGGTGAGGATGTGGTAGTTtagaggttaaggtgttagagcaccggtcagaaggttgtgagtccgaatcccagttccaccaatctggggccactgagcaaggcccttaaccctcaattgctcagttgtataaaatgaaagaaaatgtaagtcgctctggacaaatgcatctgaCCTGTAGAGTGTATCTGTTCTTGAAACAGTTGGTGACGAGCTCGCCCTTGGATAAATGGTAGAGCCACGTCAGTTTGCGCCCACTGTGTCTGCTGGCATAGAAAGCTGTGAATCTTTGGTAACTGCGCTCCagctgagaagaagaaaaaaaggaagatctGAGTAGCTGGATTTGTTTTAGAACTCGGTTGTATATTCTAGTATAACAATGTATATTGAAGCGAGGATGCATATTCTCCTGAGACAACACTGTAGAGCTGAGTATTTCAACCCAATGTATGGAAGACTGAAAGCCACTGCAGTAAAAATGCAATATGATTTCGAGCTGCTTTCACGTCATGTGACTTCCTCTCTACGGAACAGCAACAGGGTCACAGGAATGGACTAAGAAGTAGCCAtcgaactaaaaaaaaaaaaacgactgtGCATCGGATGTGAGgacggaaaaaaaaacatctcatagTTTAAACAGTTGAAAAGTGTCCTGGGGAAAAGTGGTGATTTGTTCTCATCAATCGTTCTCATTCACTTCCACATATTGACTCAATTTTCCTGCTTTGTAAAGTCTGCAGCAGAGTGTAGGCTGTGAAGGAGCATGTCAATGGTTGGATTATTTAACAAATATGACCTGTACTTTGAGTCTGAACAAGAAACTTAAATCTACTGCTTCTTAAAAAACTGGTAATTGGCTTTCGTGAATGAAATGAACGAAGTAGGTGAATGAACGAGGATCTGCTGACTCACTGATGTTGTTTGTTCAGTTCACCACCCTTTCAACAAGACAAGACTTCCGTGTTGCTGTTGTGATGTTCACAGCAAAATCTGCTTtagaaaaatgtgtaaaaaatgaCTGAtggctgttttttattattattattattattattattattatttgtgccTTGAAAactatgtaaaaatgttttcttttgacGTCTGTATCCTCATTCATGACCAATCTCTCAAATCTAGCCTGTGCTGTAAACTGTATACACCAATTTTACCCAATCAAACTATACCAAAATGTGTCTCTTGGTGTTTTTAAAGGAATGCACTGAACTTTGACTTACTAATAATATCTAAAAAAGACATTCTGTGGCACCAAATACCGGCGTAATGATGTAGATTAATGAAAGTGACGTAGAACTAATCAGTGAACCGAATCAAAAGATCTGCGTCACTGAGATGAAACAAAATGCCCACAATTACTGGTGACTTTTGAAGGTCGTATGCACAATGTGCTAAACGGTATAAAAGTTATAGCTAAACAGTTGTCCTTTCCTTGGGAATTCAAATCCTCCTTCATTTCGCTCAGTCTTAACTAGCAAACTAGTACTGCTTGATTTCTTttagcactgcttgactggtctcAACATCTCTAAGAGGTAAGAGGAAGGTATACAGTCATCATCAAGCGACAGGGGAAGACCTAACCTCAtcctgaaacacttcaactagcatttATTTTCCCcggtttgttttatgtatatattttaaaaaataataataataataataaacagagctTTGGGTTGATGGTATCGGTACGAAGTCAGTAACCTAGTAAATCAATATGGATGTATTCGGTGATAGagatttcaaagcacttttgtacgtcgctctggaaaagggcGTTTGTCAAAGGCCGTAAATGTAAACGCAAGTTAGCTGGCCATAATGTTATTACATCATGTTGGCTACTAGATTTTAGCGTAGTCAATAATGTTTCCAGGCAACCGGTCAAGATTGGATATCAGACTGGACTAGATAATGACTTTATCATCTGCCCTCCCACTATTGAAATAGTGATCGATCTTTGCAGCCTTTAACGTGAATATTTACGTTATTCGTTTATTCGTATATTACGTTTGAAGTGATATTGTTCAGTACTTGAACGTGTTTAAGGCTTGGGGAATGTCTTACCTCTGAAGGCAATGCAAAGGTGCATGACTGCTGGAAAGGCCAGGATCCTGAGCTGAGAACCTGAATACTAAAATCCACTgaggggaaagagagacagacaccaGACAAGAACCAGGGTGATTAAATCATCAGACTTTAAATCATCAGCGCTCTACAAACAGGAAGTGTACAACAGGCTAGTAAAGCAGCACGATTCCCACCAGGAAATGTACTTACAGTCCAAAGGCTCAGAGTTGGAAAGGTGTTGTTTAAACTGCTCGTTCAAGTCCTTGCTGACGCCGATATCCTGGAACATGCGCTGGAGTTTGGAGGTGTACTCAAAACCACATGCTTGCTGCAGAAACCAGACCCAGAATGAATGCAAACAAATTTCTTGGAAGCTTTTGTTTCTAAGTTTGCTATAATACAAACCTTTAATTTGGAGATCATGCTGGCCTCGGCATCATCGCTGGCACTGTTCTGGTGAACCAGCCTCTTAGCCAACATCTTGGCATAGAATTTCTGGAAAACATCCTTATCTTCAATGTATTTGAAAACCACCATCTGTAAAAGGAAGCATttgaaatgttgttttttttcttcaatgtaCATTAGAAttgttctataaataaataaataaataccacaaaACATTTCTACGTTACATGATCTTTATAGGCTTGCTTATAGTCTGTGAACTATGCAGTAACGTTGcataaataattctttttttctgatatatttaaaaatatcgttttcatttataaaaagaGAATAATGAAAAGattctaaatttttttttacatttttactttaaataagtAATTACTCATACagattttaacatcaaatttgcTGATTTCAGTctgtaattaaatttaaaacattaagATATCGATATTATTATATATCGTCATATCACCCAGTAGCTGCAAGAACCACAAAATGTTTAGACAGGAGAcaagatttatttatctacGTTTATCTCTCGTATGTTGAAGTGGGCTGTCGGATATTAAACTGACATACACTGAAACTCCATCGATAGTCTTacattaaagaacaaaatagCTAACCTTAGACAGCTGTGTCATTTTGTTGCTCTAAGATTCGTGTTGTGATGCATGTGACACTAACCACTTGGTTGAGCGTGTCCTCCAGCTCTGCTTCCTCAGGGTTCTTTGAGCTAAATATAAGAACAACaataacttaaaaaatattAGAGTATACAAATTCTATTTAAAGTAGCATATTCTTTTTAAAGTCCGCAATaagtcacctgtgtgtgtgtgttggggaggtGGTGTATGGGATTTATAATGTCtctgtaatttaaaataaaaagtgcttATCAAAGCTATTTTCTAACATATTGTAGGACAGATCTAGTAACACAAAAGGTTCTAAAAGCAGGATCTTGTACGTtaaatcgcatgaattccccctcaagagagatttaaaaaaagaaacagaatacaACTATTCAAACTTTAGGCTCATTATTCACGTGTTGCTATTGTCGTTGTTCTTTCCTGCTCGGGGTCGCCACAGAAGATCATCTTGTCTGCATATCTGATCTGACACAGGTTTTACGcaggatgcccttcctgacgcaaccctcccattttgcCCAGGCATGGggccggcactgagagttagctcttcagtggctggattAGCTCCCTGTCTGGGAGTCGAACCCGGGCTGCGGCAACGAGAGAGCGGGATCCTGCctctggaccaccaggaggctctTATTCACAtgtgtaataatattaaaaaaaaaaaaaaagaacacaacacATTTATAGTCgtagttgtttttaaatgattgagGTCTGGATAAATAGGCTAATAAATAGAAGACGacgataataaaaataattaaatgggtgggtttccatcactgtaacaaaaccaaattaattattaaaaaaataaataaataaaaaatcacgaACGACCTAGCTATGGTTCATGGGACCTTCGGCCTATCTCCGACTAAACCTTTGTAGCTCACTACAGTAAATTTTGAAAAGAACACTAACGCAGGTAATTATTCACCTCTTCTTCAGTAAGGAATCACAGTATCTGGCCAACAGTTCTGGAGATTTGCTGGAGGACTGAGCCATCTTTGTAATGGCGTTATTGTTGATGAATCTCCCACAGGCCTAAAGAAAGGGACAaattttgacttgacttgagttcAAACTCCATAAAGCTAAAAGTAAAGAATGACAGAATACaaaccttatccagagcagccACGAAGCCAGCATCGTTATTGAACGCTGACATCACTAATGCATTGTACTTCTTGTGCACGTCTAATATTGTTTGTACGTACATTTTAGGATCCTGCAAGTAAAAGAAAGCATTTCAGTTTTATAATTCGAAACAAACAGCTTCGGTTCCACAAAAGGCAGGATGTTAGGGTTGGTGTGTGGGGGCTGTAATTAACTCTGCCGTTTCAGAAGGATGTGATTTACGGTGTCTTGTAATCATTTCTAATTCCCACCTCCTCTCAACTTTTCCACATGTTGTAGCATTGAACTAGAAATTGTGTGCAGATAATTGTGCGTAGATACATGACATATAACCTCAGTTAAGTccatttcagttccaggttgTTGTGCTACACAATGTGGGAAGTGCGGGGTGGTAAATACTTATGTAAGCAATTTTACactatttattaaatgatttcAATACAGATGATGCGGAGCGCCGTCCATGACTATACTTACCTACTCAGCTAAAGATAATCATAAATCATCATATGTTTATGTCGCTGAACTGCTCTAAGGTAAAAGCGTGTAATTTGTGTTTAGCAATTTGTGTAAGCTATATTACAACACTGAGGAACCTGACCTGAAGCATCCTGTTTTCAAATGAATGTTAATGAAGATAGAAATATTTGTatgctgacagacagaccatgCCTCGGCCGATAGTCTCATGCAGAAATCGTTCGAAAATATATCTGAAACAAATCTTGGGTTTTATTCAGACTTTGCTGTCTTACGTTGAGAGCCGAGTCTCCACACTTCTCGATAGCTGCCAGGCCTTGGTTGTGAATGTGCGTCTCCAAGAGTTTTTTCAGCTCCCCTAAACCATCTGTGATGCGTGAGACAAGGTTGTACATTCGACCCAGATCTGCattgcagggggaaaaaaaaaggaaaaaaaatgtgaagtaCACAAAGGTTCCAGGGAAACAGGACAGATACGAagaggtccataaatatttaaacgATTATAAAGTTATTGTTACTTTAGCTGAAATTAAAGAATGACTGATATATTTTATCTAAATTGCCTGAATGGTATaggatttattttagtttttttttcagattcagctcaggtgattgacttggccaatGTAGAACAGTCTATGTCTTCGCCTTGGGTTGCTTTCAAAGTGAGTCCTTTGGTTGCTTACAAAGTACGCCTAAGGTACTAAGGTCCACCTGCACCATAAGATGCCTCCATTTGGTTTAGAGCATTTGACTGAAACTGAGCAAATAATATGCATCTCTATACACTTCAGAATTTATCCTTTTGTCAGCAGtcacattattaataaatacaaggGAACCAATTCTATTGGCAGCCATACATGGATGCATTATAAGATGAGACgatatgttttggatcatgagcagcTCCTTCCCTTGTCCATACTCTTCTTTCCCATCATTTTGGTAAAAGTTGACTTCTAAAcagattttcttgtttttgaagGTTACCGAAGGTTTGCATCTTGTAGTTAACTCTCTGCGGACAGTCTTCAGTCTGCAGACATGCTGATATACCTGGCTACTGAAGGTGTTCTTGATCTGACTAACCGTTAGGAAgcttttttcttcagcagggaatCAACTGTCACCcatcacatttgttttgtgtggCCTTTTGGTGTACTGGTTGATTTTGCCATCTCTATGGAATTAGCTCTTTTCTGcttacatgtaaatgtaaacaaacctgGCCATAAACCAACTGTCCAAATATTTACGGTCTTTTACACAAATGAGGGAggcaaataaaatgtgaattaaaaaaaagggtacattttctgcacttttttcatcatttattaaagtgattatttataattgtcattattttatttttacgccAATACACTGTTTTAGAGTACAGTCACTATATATGCTGGGGTTTCAAATCAAACCTTAAGTCTGGAGAAAGAAAATCTCACTACATCCAGATTTTAACCAATGAGTATGTAATCTATTGCATGTAgttacaggtttaaaaaaaatctacatacCTATCTACAGGTATGCAGATTTGTCTAATGTGTATTGACTTGTGTTTGGAGTAAAAACTAATCACTGGTGTCagcaaaaaatggaaaaaacatttaattagctCAGAGAGACCGATCACCTTCGTTCTTGTCGGCATCCAGAAGGTTCTGGAACTCTGTGTGGAAAATCTCCAGGTGTTTCTCTATGAGAACCTGTTCACACTTGCGAGCCAGCTCGTCTTGTGTGCTCTCGTGAAGGTAAACCTGAACCCGCCGCTGCTCCTCTAAAAGTCGTGCTTCAGCCTGCATACATAAAAACACCCAcacgggggaaaaaaaaagacattaaatcCAGCTCTCCATCACCAGGTCTGCTTTGTGGACTTTAAATACTCAGATTAAATACTGATTTTGCTCTTGAGCATAATTTCTGAATTTACGATGTcatatttcaataaaataactttatagtttctttctggttttttttaaattttgactCCATATTCCtcctttaattattttacattttaaatgaccCACTTGGCTGAAGGTTTCCCTGCAtgctgctaaaaaaaataaataaataaaaaaataaaaaaaaataaataaaaattcagaagagaaatgaaagattCGCTCTCAAGGGTTCAAATTCCAGTAGGATCGCTGATAACCCACCTTTTTCATGTATTCAGTTACAGGGTTTTGTTGGAGAAACTCTGTGCTTTCTCGTGTGTAGAAGCGTTCTGTATCAGCCAAGAACTGGCTCTCAAAGTACTCTTTGTATACGGATAACGTGGGTCCTTTAGCAAAGGCATCGTCCTCATTCAGGCCCAGTTCGACTGTGAGAGACAATCAGAAGTGTAATGTGTTATATTACGTTACGTTATATGTGTTGTGACTTACAGAGCAAAGGGATGCATGTCGTTCTTATGTGGATATTTAGTGATGATTAAAATAAAGGGATCTACAATCTAATACCTATTAACAATGAAACTGTTTGGGTTGAGCAATGCATGAAGAATGAACAAAATAGAACACACTACAGGGTTCATGCCATAATCTCAAATCTAAGTGGTGTAAATACATATATTAGTATAAACATCTTTTTCTAACATGACATGATGTGAAGTAAAGTGACGTATACGGCAGATGCATTTGTGTATGCTTTAACTGTACAATGCATTTCATCAGTTACACAATTTATATGTAACCCCCCCAAATAATAATGTCTATAAAACTGAAACCCACCATAGGACTGTACAACTCCACTGATCAGCCTGGTGTTAATAGTCTCGCCGTTTCGTTCTCTCTCGATGAGTTTCAATACAGCATTCGTCACCTTGTGTGAAGAGAGTAATAAACAGCACTATACAAAATATCTATCTGCATATATAGAAAAAGGGATATGTATTAAaagatgtgtgtaaaaataaataaataaataaataaataaagccccACCTGTTTATTTAGAGGTCTGAATAAACACTCTCTCCATGTGACCAAGGCGAGCTGGCGAAGGAAATTAAAACGattgttttataaaaacaagTGGTTGGATGATTCTTAGTTTTTACATGGAAATGATAGATgccataaagtgttttaaaggaGTGCAaaaacaggattaaaaaaaaaagacaagaaacaaAAGGAACAGTGACAACATGGGCATGACCTCTGCCTTGTGCTGTGAACGCAGGGTGAGTCGCTTAACATTGTAGCAGACAAATGAACATCTTACCGAATAGATTTCGTAAATTCCTTTCCGCCCTTCGTCACACTCCCGGCGTACCCAGTGTCTGTTGAGGTAGGAACAAATCCCATTTAACACTTTACTGGAGAAACGGTAGTCCTCCCACTGCTGCGTGTAAAACTTCAGTACGCTCTCGTCCATCAGATCTTCCCcgtcctaacacacacatagacaaactTCTTTATATCTCTGTAACACAGGAATGGATGTATGCTTGGTCCACCGGCTTTGTCAATGAGTGTTCCAGTAGTAAGTATAGCCTGCAGCCTGCTATAGGATTAATAAATGCAAGGtttgtgtaaaatgtattaAGGTTTGATTTACAAATAACGCCTAAGCTTCACAAAGCAAGCGAACTGAATATGATATTCAAGCAGACAAGAAATAACAGttagctgttttattttctttatagtgtctttataaacatttaacaaGATATTATATATGACAGAATAATACAAAAGCATATTTATAATGTCGGACCAAACACAGTATTGAGGACTGAGCCAATGGTTTGGAGAATTCATCATTCTATTTGTCAGTTCAAATATCGCTTGCAGTTGTCAGAGAAATGGTAGCTCCTTGTCATGCATGGCAAATCGATTGCCTTCGTTGTCCCTCGCTTGTGAGAACATGGGGTTAATGCAGGTACTTTACCTTCAGAAGATTTGTTAAATAGCTCTTGAGAAACTCCTTCAGCCTTTTGTACAGTTCAAGTCCAACAAACTGTGCTCCTCCTGGAGTGGGAGATTTCTTGGAGGGTTTGGCGGAGGGAAGGCCTGCACCCCTCACCTGGTTTGACTGATGGACACTGGTACAGTAATTGTAAACATGTCTGTTGACAAGGTTAAGGAAACTACAGAGAAGATGGCTTAAAGATCTGCAAACATTTCTTGAAATACCACTAATTGCATTTGTATTCCCATATTTGAGTACATTTTCAACAAGCGAATAAAGTACAATAGAAATACGATACAATACAATGCGGTTCAGTGTTGGGTTTGAGGAGTGGAAGGACAGAGCGAGGCGTAGAGGTTATGCCCTCTTCACTGGTTATGCCACCTACTCGTACAAATAAGGCCGTTCTAACCAAGCCTTCCATTGTCTGAGAATATGATATCTAAAGCTGTAATCTGATACCCAGATCTCTACAGGACGTAGTGCCTCTATACTGCTGTACCTATTGTCTGTGAATCTGGTGTCATACTTCTCTCAGTCACTGAAACTCTGAACACTGAGAACATGCTGCTGTAAGGACTGAGGAATTAATGGGAGGGATCTGAAGATCCAGCCACAGCAAGTGTTTATGGTATTCCTGGTATGTGTGGGTTTAAATTGAATTCCAAGTATTGTATCTGCTGGTTTGATCAACAGCTGTATTCTGTATCCAGAATAAGTCTCCAGTAAGTCTCCAGTTTCTAACAGCCCAAATGTAACAGCAGCACTCATGGTATATTCacgacatttggcagatgcccttatccagggcaacttacattttaccTCATCTCATCAACTGACAATtggggccttgctcatgggcccagcggtggcagcttgatgggtctgggattcaaactcataaacttccaatcagtagtcgagcaccttaaccactag encodes the following:
- the cul1b gene encoding cullin-1b yields the protein MWKAERSEVKQASDETMSSNRNPHGLKQIGLDQIWDDLRAGIQQVYTRQSMARSRYMQLYTHVYNYCTSVHQSNQVRGAGLPSAKPSKKSPTPGGAQFVGLELYKRLKEFLKSYLTNLLKDGEDLMDESVLKFYTQQWEDYRFSSKVLNGICSYLNRHWVRRECDEGRKGIYEIYSLALVTWRECLFRPLNKQVTNAVLKLIERERNGETINTRLISGVVQSYVELGLNEDDAFAKGPTLSVYKEYFESQFLADTERFYTRESTEFLQQNPVTEYMKKAEARLLEEQRRVQVYLHESTQDELARKCEQVLIEKHLEIFHTEFQNLLDADKNEDLGRMYNLVSRITDGLGELKKLLETHIHNQGLAAIEKCGDSALNDPKMYVQTILDVHKKYNALVMSAFNNDAGFVAALDKACGRFINNNAITKMAQSSSKSPELLARYCDSLLKKSSKNPEEAELEDTLNQVMVVFKYIEDKDVFQKFYAKMLAKRLVHQNSASDDAEASMISKLKQACGFEYTSKLQRMFQDIGVSKDLNEQFKQHLSNSEPLDLDFSIQVLSSGSWPFQQSCTFALPSELERSYQRFTAFYASRHSGRKLTWLYHLSKGELVTNCFKNRYTLQASTFQMSILLQFNTENSYTVQQLADSTQIKVDILVQVLQILLKSKLLVLEDENANVDEMDYKPDTVIKLFLGYKNKKLRVNINVPMKTEQKQEQETTHKNIEEDRKLLIQAAIVRIMKMRKVLKHQQLLAEVLNQLSSRFKPRVPVIKKCIDILIEKEYLERVDGEKDTYSYLA